A region of the Candidatus Methylomirabilis oxygeniifera genome:
TCCGAGTATCTCAGGATCACTGTGAACAACGATACGTCTCTGAGACATGATATATCCTCCAACGATTCACAACGAACTTGCTCGTCATCTCCCACGTATAGCCAATTTGACACCTTTCCCTCGAGTCGTCAAGTCGGCAAGCCGTAGGGAAGGAACTCTATTGGGAATGAACAACCTTGCAGCAAGCTGCGGGGTATCGTCTTCTATTCTGGCCCGTCATTCCGTGCCTGACACGGAATCCGGATGGGCCCCCTGGACTCCGGCTTCCGCCGGGGTGACGAATACGCGGCAAGCCGCGGGGAATGAACCCCGGTAGATTCAACCAATGACAGTCGATTGCAACCTGGCACGTTACGTGGCGTTACATTCCTCCCGTGGCAATCAATCCTGTGAGGTGTCGCTATGAAGATGCACAATCCGCCCCATCCGGGTGAGGTGCTCCGCGAGTTCTGCTTTCAGCCACTCGGTTTGACCGTAACCGAAGCGGCCAACGCGCTCGGGGTCAGTCGCAAGACGCTCTCGAGTATCCTGAACTGCCGCGCCGGCATTAGCCCGGAGATGGCGGTCCGTCTGTCGATCGCCTTCGGCACCACTGCGGAGAGCTGGCTCAGCCAGCAGCTCCAGTTCGATCTGGCAAAGGCAGAGACCAAGCGCCGGTCGCTCCGCGTCAAGAAGCTCGCGGCCGCTTGACTCCCCTTGAGGGCTAATCGAGCGTCGGATAGAAAGCGGGTGGCGCCTCAACCTTGGAACCGTCTACCACCCTATAACGGGAGCGGACCGTCGGATTCATTGCCTGATTCGACTATTTCAGATCTGCTTAGGCTATACCACGATGGCTTTGCCGGCAGCCTTGTTGTCAAGACCGACTTGGAACATCAGTATCGTAGGTCGGGTTAGCGCAGCGTAACCCGACAATCCGGTTCCATCATTCCTACCCCACCCCCTCGAAACCCATCGCACCCTGTCCTCATTCCGCTGGATACACCCCCACCTCAACATAACGGCGAAAGCTGGAGTACGGCCGCTCTATCGCCGATGATACAAGCCCGTGTTTGACCGGGTTGAAATGCATGCACGCGGGTATCGCATGTGCTTCGTCGGGTTACGCTACGCTAACCCGACCTACTCGACTCTCCCAGAAGCGGCAAGAGGAATGGGGGTAACGGGGTTGTAGAGCGCGTCGCGTTCGACTGGCTGTCGGCCGGTCTCGCGGATCATGGCAAGGAGCTGGTCATGGCGGAGTTCCTGATGGTGGGAGTTGTCGCCCAGGGCGTGCGTAATCTCGTAATGCGTGACGGTCCCATCGAGGTCGTCGGCCCCATACCAGAGCGCGAGCTGCGCCACCGCCGGCGTCGTCATGATCCAGAAGGCCTTCACGTGAGGAATATTATTAAGGAGCAGCCGGGCGATCGCGATCTCGCGCAGGTTGGCATACCCGGTCGTGATCGGCAGATGGCTCAGCTCGGTGCCGGTCGGATCGAATGCCAGCGGGACGAAACACATGAAGCCGCCCGTTTCATCCTGCAGCTCGCGAATATGGAGTAGGTGCGTGACCTTTTCTTCCACCGTCTCGATGTGGCCGTAAAGCATCGTCACATTCGAGCGTATACCGGCCCGGTGAACAGACCTGGCCACGTCGAACCATTCCTCATTATCCAGCTTGGCCCTGAACAGTTCTTCGTGGACACGGTCGCTGAATACCTCCGCTCCGCCGCCAGGACAACAATCGAGTCCAGCCGCCTTCAGGTCGGCCAGCACCTCTTCCATCGGCTTATTGGCCATTCGCCGGATCTGCGCCAACTCGATCATCGTAAAGGCCTTGACCTGGACGCCTGGCCTGACATCCTTCACGGCTCGAATGAGGTCCAGATAGTATTGGTATGGCAGCTTCGGGTTGATCCCGGCCACAATGTGGATCTCACGAATGGGAACCCCGTCATGCTTACGGATCTGATCCTGGATATCCTGCATGCTCAGCACATACCCTCGTGAGTCGCCGGCCGGGGCGTAAAACGAGCAAAACTTGCACCCTTTATTGCAGATGTTTGTATAGTTGATGTGCAAATTGCGGACGAAATAGGTCAGATTATCATTCAGGCGTTCGCGGACCAGGTTCGCGAGGAATGCCACCGAGGTCAGGTCACGCGTCTGATAGAGCGCCAGTCCGTCACAAAAGTCCAGACGAACGCCATCCAGGATCTTCTGATAGATCTTCTCCAGCCCTGAAGCCGTCAGCCTGGACTCCATCAGGCGGCTCATTGGTTCCGTTTTCCTCCGGATCCTATGTCCTGACTTTCCCGTTGACTACCCAGCCGATCGATCTCCTGGAGGATGGCGATGGCTTTCAGTTCATAGTCGTGACGGGCCTGCTCATAGTCTTCGAGGCTGAGCTTCCCGGCCTGGTGATCAAACTCAAGCTCCTTGATCGCGGCGTATGCCGTCTGCTTTTCGGCCAGGAGTTCCTGCAATGCGGTCTGCTCCAACCCCGGTGGTGATTCCTCAGACGATCTGAAGAATGGAATGAGCACCGGTAAGAGGGCGAGAAAAACAAGTAGGATGATAATCAGGATGAGCATCGTGACCACGTTCAAGGTTCAAGGCCCAAAGTTCAACGTTGCACGTTGCACATTGAACCTTCTACACTCGTCAGCGTTCCCAGTCCTTGAGTTCTGCGTCGAGTTGGCCGGCATACCGTGGGTCGGCGGAGCCTGACTGTTTCGCGTTCGACCTCTGGCCTCTCCTGATCGAGCGCCGGATCGTGACAACGATAATCCCACCTCCCCCCAGGATGGCGACGAACGGTAGCAGCCACGCGACCCAGTTAAATCCCTGGCGCGTGGGCGAGAGCAGCACCCACTCGCCATACCGGCTGACGAAGTAGGTTCGGATCTGCTCCGGACTTTCACCGTTTTTCAGCTTCTCGTGGATCAGCTCGCGCATCTGCGTGGCCATCTCTGAGGGCGAGTCGGCTACCGAAAGGTTCTGACACACCGGACAACGCAGCTCGGCGGCCAACCGAAGTGTCTGCTCCTCCAGGCTGCCCGCGAGCGCCGCAGAGACCCACGCCCCGAGCACGATCGTCAGCAGCAGGTATACCGTCGCTAAGCACCGCTTCCTATTATCCACGTTCCGCATGTGCACCCTCACACCCTACCCCCTAAACCCTATACCCTATCCTTCACAGCATCTCCTCGACCTTCGCCTTGAGTATTTTTGCGTCGAGCGCTCCGACGTGCTTATAATGAATCGTGCCGTCCCGTTTAATGAAAAAGGTCTCCGGCACACCATAGACGCCATAGTCAATCGTGATCTTGCCCTGAGGGTCGGGACCGTTTGGAAAGCTGAGCTTGAACTTGTCAATAAACGCCTTCGCGTCGGCATCACGATCCTGTATATCGACCCCGATCACTATCAGCCCTCGATCCCGATAGGTTTGCCAGGCGGCCTCCAGGTGCGGCGCCTCCTCGTAACATGCCGGGAAACACCACGAGGCCCAGAAGTTCAGGACCACTGGCTTTCCGCGGAGCTGCTCCAGGCTATTGCCGCTCCCGTCAAACATGGTCAGGGCAAACGGAGGCGCCTGGTGCCCCACCAGCGGTGACGGCACCTCCCTCGGGTTGGTTTTAAAGCCGTAGGCCAGAAGCAGGAGGATCGGGATAATGCTGAGGAGCAGGCTTAGCTTCTTCCAGGTTGCCATGCCACATACTCCTCCGCTACATCGGCAGCAACAGCCCGTCGTCGGTCCGGCCAGATTGCGATCAGCGAACCAATGACCATCACCCAGCCGCCGATCCAGATCCACATCACCAGCGGGCGAACCAGCGCTTTCACGGTGGCGGAGGTTCCATCCTTCGCAAACGATGAGAGGACCAGATAGAGATCCTCCCGCATAGTTGAGCGAACATCAACGGTCCCGATCGGCTGCTGCTCGGCAGGGTAGAACCGCTTGGCTGGCCGCATCTCGGCAACCTTCTGGTTCGAGTTGAAGATGGTAAAGTTCCCCTGCACCACGAAGCGGTGCGGCTCTTGCCAAGCGCTGAGCTCGTCAAATCGCACCTGATACCGACCAAGCTGAAGCGACTCACCCGGCTTCAGCGTGATCTCCTGCTCCAGTTTAAAGACCGATGAGGCGGTGATGCCGATGATGAGGAACGCAACCCCAAGGTGGACGATAAGACCGCCATAGCGCCGCCGTCCACGGCTGGTCAGTTTCGATAGGGCGGTCAGATACCCTTCCCCGGTGTTCCGGCGTCGTACCCTGGCGCCACGGGCAAACTCCTGAACAACTGTAATCACGGTAAACAGGCTGAGGCCGAAGGCCAGCAGCGGATATAACCCACGCGCCCCAAGGAACCAGCAGATGCCTGTGCCCACGATGCTGAGATACAAGGGGCCGGCAAAGGTGCGGCGCAGGCTCTCAGCCGAGGCATGTCGCCAGGCGATCAGCGGCCCAACGGCCATCAGGAAGATCAGACCCAGGCCGATGGGAACGTTCACCGTATTGAAAAACGGCTCGCCCACGCTCACCTTGACCCCGCGAACCGCCTCAGACAGAAGAGGAAACAGTGTGCCGAGAAGGACCGCAAACGCAAACCCAAGGAGCAGCAGATTGTTTACCAGGAATGCGCTCTCTCTGGATACCAATGAGTCAAGTTCGCCCTCCGCCTGTAATCTGTCGCTCCGATAGATAAGGAGGCCGAATGAGAGAAACAGGATCACGCCGATGAAGACCAGGAATAGCGGCCCGACCGCCGAATCGGAGAACGCGTGAACGGAAGACAGGATGCCGCTTCGCGTCAGAAAGGTACCGAAGATCGTCAGTGCAAAGGTGATGATGACCAGCGCCACATTCCAGAACTTCAGCATCTTGCGTCGTTCCTGGATCATAATCGTATGGAGAAATGCGGTGCCGGTCAGCCATGGCAGCAGCGAGGCGTTCTCTACCGGGTCCCACGCCCAGTAGCCGCCCCACCCCAGCACCTCGTAGGACCACCGTCCACCAACGATGATGCCGACCGTCAGAAAACCCCAGGACGCGATCGACCAGCGGCGTACGGTTCTGATCCAGGTCTCACCGAGCCGACCGGTGATCAGCGCGGCCATGCCGAAGGCATACGGAATCGACCAGCCGACATAGCCAGCATACAGGCCTGGCGGATGAACAGCCATCAGCGGATGGTTTTGCAGAAGCGGATTCGGCCCGCGTCCGTCAGGCGGAACCGGAGATATCGTGGTAAAGGGACTCGCCGGAAAGACAACCAGAAAGAGGAAAAACGCCGAGATGCACAACAAGACCGTGGTGACATACGGGATTAACTCACGCTGCCGCTTCCTCTCGAATATCACCGTGAGTAAGGTCATCAAGGCCAGCAGCCAGACCCAGAGCAGGATTGAGCCCTCGAGCGCCCCCCACAGCGCGATAATGGTATAGAACAGCGGCGTATCGAGGCTGCCATTCCTGGCCACGTACTCAAGGCTGAAGTCATGGCCGACCAGCCCGGCCTCCATCAGCAGCACCGCGAAACTACTCAGGCCGAAGATCGAGACGACCGCCCCCTGTCCGCTCTCGATGAGAGCCGGCCGACACCGCCTCGCTCCAAAGAAGGACGCGAATGCGCCGTAAATGGCGACGGCGAGCGCCAACCATAGACTGAACCGGCCAAGCGTCGCGATCATTACGGTGTGCTCTGCGGTTGAACCAGTGTTCGGTGGATATGCTCGGCGGGGGCTCCCCCTTTTTCCGGGGACTTGTACTCCTCGGAATGCTTGGCCATAATCATACTTGACTGAAACGCACCGCCGTCCACGCACCTCCCCTCGACCACCGCGCCGGCGCCCTCTTTAAAGAGGTCAGGCGGAGAGCCTGTGTGTTCGACCGCCACCTCTTCCTTCCCGTCGGTCAGACGGAACGTCAGTTTCAGCGTCTGTGGCTCCCAGTGGAGCGATCCCGGCACCACCATCCCGCCTACGCGCAATGATCGATCCGAGACCGCATCGCCTTTCGCCTTCAACTCAGACGGTGTCATGTAATAGACGGCAGCCTCCCGGATCCCGCTGTTGATCAAGTATGCGAGGGCCGCCACTATGAGACCTCCGCCCACCAGTAGTTTGGTTTTCTTCGTCATCCTATCGTATCCTTCCGTTGCCGCTTAAGCGCGTCACTCTGAACGCCCACCGCCCTCTTCCGCCAGTGAAGCGATACGAGATAGACGAGGACGCTCGCAGCGGTCAGTAGATACCCGGCCAGAACATAGGACCATGGATTCACCCCAGTAATTCCATTTGCAGCCTGAGCAGCTCTGCCCTCGCGCTCTCGATCTGCAGTCGCTTGATCAGGAGATATGCGTACAGCAGGCCGAACGCGACGAGGTTCGCATACAACGCCACCTGCATGTCCAGGGCCACGGTTGACGGCCCAGGCTTCAGCATCGACGCGGGCTGGTGCAGGGTCCGCCACCACACGACCGACATATGGATGATCGGAATA
Encoded here:
- the cycL gene encoding Cytochrome c-type biogenesis protein cycL precursor (Evidence 2a : Function of homologous gene experimentally demonstrated in an other organism; PubMedId : 7715601, 7715602; Product type f : factor); protein product: MRNVDNRKRCLATVYLLLTIVLGAWVSAALAGSLEEQTLRLAAELRCPVCQNLSVADSPSEMATQMRELIHEKLKNGESPEQIRTYFVSRYGEWVLLSPTRQGFNWVAWLLPFVAILGGGGIIVVTIRRSIRRGQRSNAKQSGSADPRYAGQLDAELKDWER
- the ccmE gene encoding Cytochrome c-type biogenesis protein ccmE (Cytochrome c maturation protein E) (Heme chaperone ccmE), which encodes MTKKTKLLVGGGLIVAALAYLINSGIREAAVYYMTPSELKAKGDAVSDRSLRVGGMVVPGSLHWEPQTLKLTFRLTDGKEEVAVEHTGSPPDLFKEGAGAVVEGRCVDGGAFQSSMIMAKHSEEYKSPEKGGAPAEHIHRTLVQPQSTP
- a CDS encoding protein of unknown function (Evidence 5 : No homology to any previously reported sequences); this encodes MRRHPLSIRRSISPQGESSGRELLDAERPALGLCLCQIELELLAEPALRSGAEGDRQTDRHLRANAGAAVQDTRERLATDPERVGRFGYGQTEWLKAELAEHLTRMGRIVHLHSDTSQD
- a CDS encoding Transcriptional regulator, XRE family protein, with protein sequence MKMHNPPHPGEVLREFCFQPLGLTVTEAANALGVSRKTLSSILNCRAGISPEMAVRLSIAFGTTAESWLSQQLQFDLAKAETKRRSLRVKKLAAA
- the cycK gene encoding Cytochrome c-type biogenesis protein cycK (Evidence 2a : Function of homologous gene experimentally demonstrated in an other organism; PubMedId : 7715601, 7715602; Product type f : factor), producing the protein MIATLGRFSLWLALAVAIYGAFASFFGARRCRPALIESGQGAVVSIFGLSSFAVLLMEAGLVGHDFSLEYVARNGSLDTPLFYTIIALWGALEGSILLWVWLLALMTLLTVIFERKRQRELIPYVTTVLLCISAFFLFLVVFPASPFTTISPVPPDGRGPNPLLQNHPLMAVHPPGLYAGYVGWSIPYAFGMAALITGRLGETWIRTVRRWSIASWGFLTVGIIVGGRWSYEVLGWGGYWAWDPVENASLLPWLTGTAFLHTIMIQERRKMLKFWNVALVIITFALTIFGTFLTRSGILSSVHAFSDSAVGPLFLVFIGVILFLSFGLLIYRSDRLQAEGELDSLVSRESAFLVNNLLLLGFAFAVLLGTLFPLLSEAVRGVKVSVGEPFFNTVNVPIGLGLIFLMAVGPLIAWRHASAESLRRTFAGPLYLSIVGTGICWFLGARGLYPLLAFGLSLFTVITVVQEFARGARVRRRNTGEGYLTALSKLTSRGRRRYGGLIVHLGVAFLIIGITASSVFKLEQEITLKPGESLQLGRYQVRFDELSAWQEPHRFVVQGNFTIFNSNQKVAEMRPAKRFYPAEQQPIGTVDVRSTMREDLYLVLSSFAKDGTSATVKALVRPLVMWIWIGGWVMVIGSLIAIWPDRRRAVAADVAEEYVAWQPGRS
- a CDS encoding Radical SAM domain protein, with translation MSRLMESRLTASGLEKIYQKILDGVRLDFCDGLALYQTRDLTSVAFLANLVRERLNDNLTYFVRNLHINYTNICNKGCKFCSFYAPAGDSRGYVLSMQDIQDQIRKHDGVPIREIHIVAGINPKLPYQYYLDLIRAVKDVRPGVQVKAFTMIELAQIRRMANKPMEEVLADLKAAGLDCCPGGGAEVFSDRVHEELFRAKLDNEEWFDVARSVHRAGIRSNVTMLYGHIETVEEKVTHLLHIRELQDETGGFMCFVPLAFDPTGTELSHLPITTGYANLREIAIARLLLNNIPHVKAFWIMTTPAVAQLALWYGADDLDGTVTHYEITHALGDNSHHQELRHDQLLAMIRETGRQPVERDALYNPVTPIPLAASGRVE
- a CDS encoding exported protein of unknown function (Evidence 5 : No homology to any previously reported sequences) is translated as MVTMLILIIILLVFLALLPVLIPFFRSSEESPPGLEQTALQELLAEKQTAYAAIKELEFDHQAGKLSLEDYEQARHDYELKAIAILQEIDRLGSQRESQDIGSGGKRNQ
- the ccmG gene encoding periplasmic thioredoxin (cytochrome c biogenesis) (Evidence 2b : Function of strongly homologous gene; PubMedId : 11256948, 11843181, 9537397; Product type e : enzyme), with translation MATWKKLSLLLSIIPILLLLAYGFKTNPREVPSPLVGHQAPPFALTMFDGSGNSLEQLRGKPVVLNFWASWCFPACYEEAPHLEAAWQTYRDRGLIVIGVDIQDRDADAKAFIDKFKLSFPNGPDPQGKITIDYGVYGVPETFFIKRDGTIHYKHVGALDAKILKAKVEEML
- a CDS encoding protein of unknown function (Evidence 5 : No homology to any previously reported sequences), producing the protein MFQVGLDNKAAGKAIVV